A window of Ktedonobacterales bacterium genomic DNA:
TCCTCCAAAAGAGGACGAGATAACCAGCCGCCGGTCCGCTGGAGCAAGCGCAATCTGCTGGTAGACGGTCAGCGTGCTGCTGCTGTAATCCAGCGTGATCTTGCCAAAGCGACTCCAGATGTCGGAGCCGAGCAAGCCTTGAAAGTCGGCGCTGCCGTCCTCATGCGGAATGGCGGCGCTGGCAATCGTCATTGATGGCAGGCGGATCGCTCCAGTGTTCCAGTCATCCACCTGCACCGGAATCGCCTGAGTGACGCCGCCAATCCCGCTGATCGGCTCCGGCCCGCCAGTCTGTGGCAGGTCGAGCCGCTGCGCCAGCGAACTGGAGATCAGCGAGGTACTCGCGCCGGTATCGAGGGCAAAGGTATATGGTCCTTTGCCATGAATGGTCACTGGCGCTAACACCAGCGTGGCCCCGCTCTGATCTTGAACGACCTTCACCTGTTCAGAAATACCCTCGCTCGTGGTCGTCGAGGCAGGACCATTTCCAACAGTAACCACACACGCTGTCAGCAAAAGGATCGGGGCTAATGACAGGATAAGCAGGGCCATCACAGAAGGTCGAGACCCTTGCTGGCGGCGCTCGCGCCAGTGGGGGTGGCAGTTATCAGGCATAGATCACTTCCCCTCGTTCCAGTTCCTTCGCCAGATCGTCCGACAGGTTCTGGAGAAAAGGGTATGCACTCGATATGCCACCTGCATAGAAGCTGGTGGTTAAACATGAGTCATCTCGAATTTTCTCTGCTGTGTTGTTTTGCTGGCAGGATGTGCGAATGCCGCAGGTGTAGCGCCGCCGTCCCGGCGGCCAAACGCTGGCACGTGGAAACGCTGAACGGGCAGCCCTGGTCGCCAGTGAGGCGTTCAGCCGCCGGGACGGCGGCGCTCCGCTCGGTCCGGTGCGGCTTTCCGCCAGCGAAGCTACAAGCCAGGAGCATTGACCAAGACGGTCTAGAAAATTCGGGATGACCCATGTTTATTCTCCGGCCTCGCCAGCCCCGATGCCTTCATACTCCCCCGCCAGCACCGACTGCGCCAGCCGCTCAATATCGGGCGCGGGCGGGCGATCATCGGCCAGCGCGGGTACAAGGGTGCGTACCTGCTCATAGGCCATCTGCACGCCCTTGCCCGGCTTGAGCGGCTTGCGAAACTCCAGCATCTGCGCCGCGCACAGCAGTTCTATCGCCACGACGCGCGCCGCCAGCGAGACAGCCTGGCGGGCCTGGTGCGCGGCTGTCGCACCCATGCTGTTCCAGTCCTCCATTCCGGCAGAGGTCGGGATCGAATCAATGCTGACTGGATGCGCCAGCGCCTTGATCTCGTTCACCAGCGCCGCCGCCACGTACTGCGGAATCATATACCCGGAGTTCAGGCCAGGGTTCGGCGTCAGAAAGAGCGGCGCGCCCTGTTCATCCCAATCGTGCGGCCCCACCAGGCTAAAGGTCCGGCGCTCGGAGAACCCGGCAAGTTGGGCAACAGCAATCGCCAGCATATCCAGCGCCAGCGCCAGCGGCTGGCCGTGAAAGTTGCCGCCCGAAAGCGAAGCGGCATCATCGGGAAAGAGCAGCGGATTATCGGTCACAGCGCCCAACTCGTTCTCAAAGACGCCAGCACAATAGTCCAGCGCATCGCGCACCGTCCCCAGCACCTGGGGAATGCAGCGCAGCGTATAGGGGTCTTGCACGCGCGGGCAATCTTTATGCGACGGGTTGATCTCGCTTCCCGCCAGCAGATCGCGCAGGCGCGCCGCAACAGCGGCCTGCCCCGGCTGGGGGCGCAAAGCGTGGATGCGCGCGTCGAACGGCACAAACGACCCCATCAGCCCTTCAACGCTCATCGCCGCCGCCACTTCCGCCGCTGCCAGCAGCGCCTGCGCGTCGCGCAGCGTCAGCACGCCCAGCGCCTCCATCAGATGCGTGCCATTGATGAGCGCCAGCCCCTCTTTGGGCTGAAGTTCCAGCGGCTCCAGTCCGGCCCGGCGCATCGCTTCGGCGCTGGGAAGCTGGCGGCCATCAGAGATCGCTTCGCCCTCGCCAATCAGCGCCAGGCCCAGATGCGCCAGCGGAGCCAGATCGCCGCTCGCGCCCACCGACCCGCGCGATGGGATAAGCGGCTGGACCTGGGCATTCAGCAGCCCCAGCAGCGTCTGAATCACCTCCACGCGCACCCCCGAATGCCCCCGCGCCAGACTATTCGCCAGCAGCAGCAGCAGCGCCCGCGTCACATCGGCGGGCAGCGGTTCACCCACGCCGGAAGCGTGGCTGCGCAGCAGATTGCGTTGCAGATCGGCAAGCTGCGCCGGGCCAATATGCACCCGGCTCAGATGCCCAAAGCCAGTCGTCACGCCATAGACGACCCGATCCTCATCGGCAATACGCTGCACCAGATCGCGCGCCGCCTGCACCCGGGCCACCGCCTCAGCCGCCAGTTCCACCCTGGCCCCGCTGCGGGCCACCGCCACTACCGCCTCGGATGTGAGCCGCGCTGCTCCAATCGTTACGGTTGGCATCGTCGCCACCCCTTTACTACCAGTTAATCATGAGTCATAATGAGCCGAGGGCGCTGGCCCCACCAGTCACCTTGTCCTGACTAGACCAGTACATAGTGTCAGTATCCCAGTTAGCAGCATAATCAGGCCCATACCATAAAATATCCCGCTGCCTAAATCAGCCGTAAGCCCATACTTTGGGAACACGAGCAAGCCTATGCCAACGAGTATGCCAAATAGCCCAGAGCCAATGACACTTGACCTTGAGTTTTGTCGCGGCGGTTGGGGATTCTGCCCCCTGACTATACCTATACCCTGCACCACTACCCCAAATAGTAGCAAGGTAAAGCCCATACCATAAAACACTCCGGTAGCCAGAGCAAGCATAGGTACATATTCTGGGAACGCCAGAAAGCAGAGACTAAAGAGGATATAGGAGACAGTACTGCCAATAGTGCTTGACCTTGAGCTTTGTTGTGGCGGTCCAGGCTTCCACCTCTCGAATACAGCGAAAGCCAGTATCCCTATCCCCGACGACACGATTATAAGGCCCATACCATAAAACACTCCGGCGCCGAGATCAAGCATGGGCGCATACTTTGGGAACGCCAGAAAGCAGATACCACAGAGAATAAAGCCTACAGCAGCGCCAGTAGTGCTTGATCTTGGCCTTGGCTGCGGCGGTTCGGGCTTCGGCGCGATGGCGCCTGACCACTCGTTCATACGCAATACCAGCCTTCTTAGCCAGGGTTTGCGAGAAGGGGCGGCTTTCCCTTCCCTTCTCAGGCAGAGCATACCACACCCATTGCCCCGACCAGAGGCGCCTGACGTGTCGAAACGAACCTATGGTTCCACCAATTATCGGGGGTCACTTGTAGCGCCGCCGTCCCGGCGGCCACCGCTGCGCCAGGGCGAGCGTTTGCCCTCCAGGCCATCGGACCAGCAGGCCAACGCTGGCCGCCAAGATGGCGGCGCTACAAGTAACACGTCTCGCTTGCCAACACCTCAGATTTGGTAGAACCCGAACCTATAACTTACTTGCCTCTTGGAGCTGTTTGAGGCATACTGAGACTGGCTAGAAAGGAGCAGAACACATGGCAAAAGCTAAGCCACGAATCATTACGAACCCCGACCTGATGGTAGGCAAGCCAACCATCGAAGGTACCAGGATAACCGTTGAATTTGTGCTGGAAGAGCTTGCAGGTGGCCGCACCATACCTGAGCTTATTGACCATTACGGCCTTACTCGTGAGGAGATCGAAGCGGCGCTAGGATATGCCACGAAGGCTGTCCGCGCGCAGCAGAAGCGCTCTGCATGAAAATTGTAGCAGACGAAAATATTTCTGACCTGATTGTAGAGAAACTAAGAAGCCAGGGCCACCACGTAACATATATTCGGGAGAGTGCAAAAGGCAGCTTAGACCCTCGCGTCTTAGCCATCGCCACCGCGCAAAATGCCCTCCTCATCACGAATGACCACGTATCCGCAAGAGAAATACATAACCCCACAAAGCAAGGCGCATTCTTGCGCGCAATTTCCAGACGTTTTTCCTGGTTCCACCAATTATCGGGGGTTGCCACTTGTAGCGCCGCCTTCCAGGCGGCTAACGCTTCGCTCTGGCGAACGTTCGCCCTCCAGGCCAACACACCAGCAGGCCAACGCTGGCCGCCAAGATGGCGGCGCTACAAGTGGCCCCCGATAGGTGGTGGAACTATGTTTTCCTACGCCGCTTGACAGAAGCGACGCCGCCTGCTATACTCTTCTTACTTGGTCCACAATCGGGTGGGCTGAGGTTCTGCTGGAACGGCATGACGCGGCAGTGACACAATCACCGCCGCGCCATTCCCCCCAGACCTGGACGTACCAGGAATGGGGCTGGGGGCATTCTATCACTGGCTATTATGCACACTTGGTAGTTCGCTTCACGGCCCCTTCCTGAACCAAGACTGGGACGCCACTTGTCGGAGAGGGAGCGCGCGGGTTGCGCTCCCTCGAAGGCAAGCTTTGTCCTCGTCGCTGCGCCAGGAAGGGGCCGTTTCGGCAGCGTGAGTCGTTGGCTCACGAAGTCGAAAGGAGCGTTCTCCGATGGCAATTCTCGCTGGTCCCCCACCCCGTCCCCCGTTCCCCTCTGGTCGCTACACCCGCTCCAACCCGCTGCGGCGCGAAGCCGGTCTGCGCCTGCTGACCGCCGCCCTGCCGGAGCCGCTGCGCCGCGTCATCGTCACCACCTGGCGGCGTCCGTCCCTCTTCAACGGAGAGCAGACGCCGCTGGCCGTACAGAGCGGGCTTCGCCAGCGTCCCGGCGAAGCGCAGCTTGCTCAAGCCACCTTCCAGACCACCTGCGTGTTCATTCTGACCGAGCTAGAAGTGACACGGCGCGTGCTGGAAGCGCCGCTGGCGAGCATCAGCCGCATGACGCGCAATACCCTCTTAGTCGCGCAGGGCGCGTATTTGCGCCTGCTCTTTGCCGCCCTGGTCGTGCAGTTGGGCAGTATCGAAGCCGCGCTGGCTGAGTTCCAGCGCCTGATCGTCGGCGTGGGCTAGCGCAGCCTGTGTACCGCCGCCGTCTTGGCGGCTCGACGTTGGCTGCCTGGAAGGCGGCGCTACAAGTGAGGGACGGTGGCCCATAGCGTGTACCGCCGCCGTCCCTGGCGGCGGGGGCGGGGTTGGGTGTGACGTTGACTACGCTCGCTTGCTATGCCGAATACACCCGTTTCCTTCTCTTCTCATTGTACTGCCTGTGTCCAGCAGCGCGCATCGTCCCAATGGCCGATGTCCTGGCGCGCCCGCTTCTGCTATCGTCTTAGGGGCGAGCCGCCAGGAACGCTGATGGCTCGCTCTCAACAAGAGCGCAGCCCATGCCGAGGAGGAAACGATGCTCGATCAATCGCAGCTTGCCCAGGCGCTGTCGCATGTCTTGTGGATAGGTGGCTCGCCGTGCGCGGGGAAATCCAGCATTGGACATACCATCGCCCGTACCCATGTCTTCCTTAACTACCATCTGGACCCTATGCTAAGAAACCATGTGGAACGTCGGCTGGCCGAGGGAGACTCTGCCCTGGAGGCATTCCTGAAGATGAGCATGGATCAGCGTTGGCTGGGGCGCTCAGTCGAAACGCTGGTTGAGGAAGTGCTTGAATCCTGGAGCAAAGAATGTCATCTGGCGATAGAAGATTTGCTCGCCATGCCGAAGGGCTGGTTTATCGTCGCGGAAGGCAACTTTTTCCCGGAGTGTCTGGCTCCCTGCCTATCCAGCCCGCATCAAGCGATCTGGCTGACGCCCAGCGCGTCCTTCTGCGATACGATCAGGCGGCAAAGAGGCGCGGAACAGGCCAGGCGTCGGGAACAGCATGGTGTCGCCAACGAGGGCAGCGACCCGGAACAACGCATGCGTAATCTCATTGAACGAGATTGTCGCCTGGCGCGCTATGTCAGGCAGCAGGCCGAACAACGGCAGCTTCCCGTCTATGAAGTGGATGGAAGCCGCTCCCTCGATGAGATGGTGGCGCTGGTAGAGCGTCACTTCGAGCCTTATATCATTGAACACCTGCGTACAATGAAATCGCTCTAGGGGCGCTGCCTCTCTATGCTCTCAAAGCGCCATGCCTCTGAAGCGCATTACTCCTCCTCATTGCCCCGGAACATTGACCCCAGCGCGCGCCCAAAGAGGCAGAAAATCATATAGAGGCACATCGTCAGCACAGTCAGCGGCAGCCCCAACGTCAGCAGGAAGACGCCGAAATCCAGCGGCCACAGGGCAGGAGGCACTTGCAGCACAATCGAAAGACCGGCAGCCAGCCCAAAACCAGGGGCCGCCGGGGCCAGCACCGGCAGCAGATACGTCGGCAGCGCGGAAAGCTGCCCTCCGTTAAAGCCCAGGAAGGTGCCTGCCGCCAGCGCCCCCAGAACCCAGAGCGCGGCGGGCGCCCCCGCAAACCCAACGGCAATGAGACGGCGCAGCAGGCGGCGCGGCCCAAAGCGTTCCAGCACAAAGACCCAGAACAGCCAGACGGATTCAAGCACTAACCAGAAAGGAATAGCCAGCGCCAGGACATCCACCACAAGGAGAGGCTGGCTGATATAGTGGGAGGCAGGCTTTGGCTCCACGTCGCTGAGCGGCGTCTGTTTTGCCTGGACATGCGCGTAGGTCAGCGGCCAGCCAGCGTCATAACTGATATTGCTCACTGTCCCATTCGTGATCGTCCCAGGAATATAGTGGCGGCGGCTATGCGACTGGAGTGAATAGGCCGCAAGAAGCGCCACGGCCATCAGCGCCAGCCGCGCCAGCACACCCGAAAAGCGATCACGCACAGAAGGCGGAGGCGCTGAGTGTTTGTGCGCCGACCAGGGCTTCCATTCCTCATCGTCCTCATCGTCCAGATAGTCTTTGTCATCCATGTCCCATCCTTGCGCTCGCTTCGGTTCCCCATTGCGCCTGAGTGGCTGCCCTGGCGAGGGAGACCACGATGCTGAAGGCGGCGCAGGCGTGCGCGCCCTCGGATTCGAGCCAGAAGTCTGGCCCGGCGTTCGCGCGGCAAGGGGTAATGGCTGGATTTGCGAGCGAGAGAAGGAAGCGGAAGCGCCACGCGCAGGCTGGTCAAATGCCTGCTCAAACGCTTCAACCTCCGGTGGCTTCTCGCGTTTTTTCATCATCGCCGTTCCCTCTTCCAGGCGTTCTAGAGCGTCAGCGCCATCTCAAAAAGCCGCTGAGTCACCGGACATCCGGCTGCTTCCAACACCGGGCCAAGTGGATCGCCCGGCGGAATCTCCTCAGCATGGAAGCGCATCCCCGGATACTGCTGAGCGACAGCGCCCAGCAGGGCTGTCGCCAGTTCCAGCCCGCCAGCGGCATCTGCTCCAGGTCGAGCGGCAAACCCCAGCAGCCTGACCTCGCTGGGACGGGCCTCGCTCAAAAGCAGCGCGTCAGGGCCAACGCTTGCCTCCTCGCCTGGGATCACCAGCGCCTGCAAACGCCCGGCAGCAGCCAGGCGCGCCAGCACCGGCTGCTCGAACTCCCAGGATGGCCGCACCAGTTGGAGCTTCTCATAG
This region includes:
- the hutH gene encoding histidine ammonia-lyase — protein: MPTVTIGAARLTSEAVVAVARSGARVELAAEAVARVQAARDLVQRIADEDRVVYGVTTGFGHLSRVHIGPAQLADLQRNLLRSHASGVGEPLPADVTRALLLLLANSLARGHSGVRVEVIQTLLGLLNAQVQPLIPSRGSVGASGDLAPLAHLGLALIGEGEAISDGRQLPSAEAMRRAGLEPLELQPKEGLALINGTHLMEALGVLTLRDAQALLAAAEVAAAMSVEGLMGSFVPFDARIHALRPQPGQAAVAARLRDLLAGSEINPSHKDCPRVQDPYTLRCIPQVLGTVRDALDYCAGVFENELGAVTDNPLLFPDDAASLSGGNFHGQPLALALDMLAIAVAQLAGFSERRTFSLVGPHDWDEQGAPLFLTPNPGLNSGYMIPQYVAAALVNEIKALAHPVSIDSIPTSAGMEDWNSMGATAAHQARQAVSLAARVVAIELLCAAQMLEFRKPLKPGKGVQMAYEQVRTLVPALADDRPPAPDIERLAQSVLAGEYEGIGAGEAGE
- a CDS encoding DUF433 domain-containing protein, which produces MAKAKPRIITNPDLMVGKPTIEGTRITVEFVLEELAGGRTIPELIDHYGLTREEIEAALGYATKAVRAQQKRSA
- a CDS encoding retropepsin-like aspartic protease — protein: MPDNCHPHWRERRQQGSRPSVMALLILSLAPILLLTACVVTVGNGPASTTTSEGISEQVKVVQDQSGATLVLAPVTIHGKGPYTFALDTGASTSLISSSLAQRLDLPQTGGPEPISGIGGVTQAIPVQVDDWNTGAIRLPSMTIASAAIPHEDGSADFQGLLGSDIWSRFGKITLDYSSSTLTVYQQIALAPADRRLVISSSFGGMW